In a single window of the Streptomyces sp. CGMCC 4.7035 genome:
- a CDS encoding maleylpyruvate isomerase family mycothiol-dependent enzyme has product MTRAGIAAARSSTAQLAEIIPQMDDERWDLPSACDGWRVIDVVAHLAALASEAVDPPPPDPSLPKNRERYHDLRVDERRGWSHAEVIEEWRRSTPLQLDLLEAAQEPPGADEAVEVPGLGTYPRHLLANTMAFNVFCHLRNDMLAPDGPLPFTLPEPTDGLVAPAVDFMLAGLPQMQGPELTATVRRPLVLDLTGPGATTVTILPATGPDGQLTVVPGADAAATRVHSTALDFIAWATTRKPWRDHCRITGDASTATPFLDCLNII; this is encoded by the coding sequence ATGACCCGTGCCGGTATCGCCGCCGCGCGTTCGAGCACGGCGCAACTGGCGGAGATCATTCCCCAGATGGACGACGAGCGATGGGACCTGCCGTCAGCGTGCGACGGCTGGCGCGTGATCGACGTGGTGGCCCACCTCGCGGCCCTCGCCTCTGAGGCGGTGGACCCGCCACCGCCCGACCCCTCACTGCCGAAGAACCGCGAGCGCTACCACGACCTGCGCGTCGACGAACGCCGTGGCTGGAGCCATGCCGAAGTCATCGAGGAGTGGCGGCGCAGCACCCCTCTGCAGTTGGACCTCCTGGAAGCGGCCCAGGAACCGCCCGGGGCCGACGAGGCCGTCGAGGTGCCCGGGCTCGGGACGTATCCGCGCCATCTCCTGGCGAACACCATGGCGTTCAACGTCTTCTGCCACCTGCGCAACGACATGCTCGCCCCGGACGGCCCGCTCCCGTTCACCCTGCCGGAACCGACCGACGGCCTGGTCGCCCCCGCCGTCGACTTCATGCTCGCCGGCCTCCCCCAGATGCAAGGGCCCGAACTCACCGCCACCGTCCGCAGGCCTCTCGTTCTCGACCTGACCGGGCCGGGCGCCACCACCGTCACCATCCTCCCCGCGACCGGGCCGGACGGGCAGCTGACCGTGGTACCCGGCGCGGACGCCGCCGCCACCCGCGTCCACAGCACGGCACTCGACTTCATCGCCTGGGCCACCACCCGCAAACCCTGGCGCGACCACTGCCGCATCACGGGAGACGCATCCACCGCGACACCGTTCCTCGACTGTCTCAACATCATTTAG
- a CDS encoding NADP-dependent succinic semialdehyde dehydrogenase: MAIATTSPVTGEVLRSFDELTPEELEDKLARAAAAAASYRLTGVEQRAEWLQHAADRLEKEVESVSGMITTEMGKTFRAAEQEVAKCIHGLRFYAAEGPAFLRDLEGDGERVGAKQTFVTYQPIGVVLAVMPWNLPLWQAMRFAAPALMAGNVGLLKHASNVPQCALYLEELFRDAGFPDDVFQTLLISARRVEQVLRDPRVAAATLTGSEPAGRSVAAIAGDEIKKVVLELGGSDPFIVMPSTNLERATDVAVKARTLNNGQSCINGKRFFVHEDIGDAFIEMFVAKMGALVMGDPMDEGTDVGPLATESGRRDVASYVDDAVAKGATVLLGGELPDGPGWFYPPTVLTDITPEMRMYHEEVFGPVAQVWTVSSLEEALQEANGHPYGLGSNLWSEDEAERELFVRDVQSGMAFINGNTTSYPEIPFGGVKRSGYGRELSDLGMREFMNAKTVWIGQDA, encoded by the coding sequence ATGGCTATCGCAACGACGAGTCCTGTGACAGGTGAGGTCCTCAGGAGTTTCGACGAGCTGACCCCCGAGGAACTCGAAGACAAGCTCGCCAGGGCGGCGGCAGCGGCCGCCTCGTACCGGCTGACGGGCGTCGAGCAGCGGGCGGAGTGGCTCCAGCATGCCGCCGACCGTCTGGAGAAGGAGGTCGAGAGCGTCAGCGGGATGATCACCACCGAGATGGGCAAGACCTTCCGGGCGGCGGAGCAGGAAGTGGCCAAGTGCATTCATGGGCTGCGCTTCTACGCCGCCGAGGGCCCCGCGTTCCTGCGGGACCTGGAGGGCGACGGCGAACGCGTGGGTGCGAAGCAGACGTTCGTCACGTACCAGCCGATCGGTGTCGTCCTCGCGGTGATGCCGTGGAATCTGCCGCTGTGGCAGGCCATGCGGTTCGCCGCGCCCGCGCTGATGGCGGGGAACGTGGGTCTGCTCAAGCACGCCTCGAACGTGCCGCAGTGCGCCCTGTACCTGGAGGAGCTCTTCCGTGACGCGGGCTTCCCGGACGACGTGTTCCAGACCCTGCTGATCTCCGCGAGGAGGGTGGAGCAGGTGCTGCGCGACCCGCGGGTGGCGGCCGCGACGCTCACGGGCAGCGAACCGGCCGGACGGTCGGTGGCCGCCATCGCCGGTGACGAGATCAAGAAGGTGGTCCTCGAACTCGGCGGCTCCGACCCGTTCATCGTCATGCCCTCCACGAACCTGGAGCGGGCCACCGATGTCGCGGTCAAGGCGCGGACCCTGAACAACGGGCAGTCCTGCATCAACGGCAAGCGCTTCTTCGTGCACGAGGACATCGGTGACGCGTTCATCGAGATGTTCGTGGCGAAGATGGGCGCGCTGGTGATGGGCGACCCGATGGACGAGGGCACCGATGTCGGACCGCTGGCCACCGAGTCCGGCCGGCGGGACGTGGCGTCCTACGTCGACGACGCCGTCGCCAAGGGCGCGACGGTGCTGCTGGGCGGCGAACTCCCGGACGGGCCAGGCTGGTTCTACCCGCCCACGGTCCTGACCGACATCACCCCGGAAATGCGGATGTACCACGAGGAGGTCTTCGGCCCGGTGGCGCAGGTGTGGACCGTCTCCTCCCTGGAGGAGGCCCTGCAGGAAGCCAACGGCCACCCCTACGGCCTCGGGTCGAATCTGTGGAGCGAGGACGAGGCCGAACGCGAACTCTTCGTCCGCGACGTCCAGTCGGGCATGGCGTTCATCAACGGCAACACGACCAGCTACCCCGAGATCCCCTTCGGTGGCGTCAAACGGAGCGGCTACGGACGTGAGTTGTCCGACCTCGGCATGCGGGAGTTCATGAACGCCAAGACCGTCTGGATCGGCCAGGACGCCTGA
- a CDS encoding aldo/keto reductase — MEFRQLGRSGLRVSVLAMGTMTFGGSDVFGNVGHTDVAGAKRQVDMCLDAGVNLIDTANMYSAGAAEEILGQAIAGRRDRLLISSKVRLPMGEGPNDEGLSRYHILEQIEASLRRLKTDHLDIYHVHQWDGLTPLEETLETLDSLVHSGKVRYLGVSNYSGWQLMKALCVADAHGYQRYVSNQIYYSLESRDAEYELVPLSLDEGLGIMVWSPLAGGLLSGKYRRGQEASDGRHLTEWSEPPVRDEDKLYDTIETAVDIASAHQASPAQVSLAYLLAKPGVTSVIVGARKDEQLADNLGAINLQLTNEDIDRLDKVSAPDLIYPHWHQANLVSNRFSEADLALHRPAR; from the coding sequence ATGGAATTCAGGCAACTGGGCCGGTCCGGTTTGCGGGTGTCGGTACTCGCCATGGGAACCATGACCTTCGGCGGCAGTGACGTCTTCGGAAACGTAGGCCACACCGACGTGGCCGGTGCCAAGCGCCAGGTCGATATGTGTCTCGATGCAGGCGTGAACCTCATCGATACCGCCAACATGTACTCGGCGGGAGCCGCAGAGGAGATCCTCGGCCAGGCGATCGCGGGTCGGCGCGACCGCCTGCTGATCTCCTCGAAGGTGCGCCTGCCGATGGGTGAGGGGCCCAATGACGAGGGGCTGTCCCGCTACCACATCCTCGAGCAGATCGAGGCAAGCCTGCGCCGCCTGAAAACCGACCACCTGGACATCTACCACGTGCACCAGTGGGACGGGCTGACGCCGCTCGAGGAGACGTTGGAGACTCTCGACTCCCTGGTGCATTCCGGAAAGGTCCGCTACCTCGGAGTCTCGAACTACTCCGGCTGGCAGCTCATGAAAGCGCTCTGCGTCGCCGACGCACACGGCTACCAGCGCTACGTGAGCAACCAGATCTACTACTCGTTGGAGTCACGCGACGCCGAATACGAGCTGGTGCCGCTCTCCCTCGACGAGGGCCTGGGCATAATGGTGTGGAGCCCGCTGGCCGGCGGACTGCTCTCGGGCAAGTACCGCCGCGGGCAGGAAGCCTCCGACGGCCGGCACCTCACCGAGTGGTCCGAGCCTCCCGTACGCGACGAGGACAAGCTCTACGACACCATCGAGACCGCCGTCGACATCGCCTCTGCGCATCAGGCCTCACCCGCCCAGGTCTCCCTCGCCTACCTGCTCGCCAAGCCCGGCGTCACCTCCGTGATCGTGGGCGCACGCAAGGACGAGCAACTGGCAGACAACCTCGGCGCCATCAACCTGCAGTTGACCAACGAGGACATCGACCGGCTCGACAAGGTCAGCGCACCCGACCTGATCTATCCCCACTGGCACCAGGCCAATCTGGTCTCGAACCGATTCAGCGAGGCCGACCTGGCCCTCCACCGCCCGGCCAGGTGA
- a CDS encoding aldo/keto reductase, which translates to MKLREIIPDRIGFGTAPLGNMFRAVADDEARATVQAAWDEGIRYFDTAPLYGAGLAELRLGEVISQQPRDAYVVSSKVGRVILDEEETGARNLGEKGTLFEHGRKNKIVHEWTAEATERSIEGSLKRLGVDRLDIVWVHDIAQDFHGDVWLQKFEEARTGAFRVLSRLRDEGVIKAWGLGVNRTEPIELTLALEEPQPDGFLLAGRYSLLDHAHALQRLLPMAAEQGVGMVVGGPYSSGVLAGGAHFEYADASSEILEKVRRLRGIADRHGVSIKAAALQFSLAHPVAVAAVPGATKPSRIAEDIAAAQEKVPAGFWVDLRQSGLVSPQAPLPGGA; encoded by the coding sequence GTGAAACTCCGAGAGATTATTCCTGACCGGATCGGCTTTGGCACCGCACCGCTGGGCAACATGTTCCGCGCGGTCGCGGACGACGAGGCACGCGCAACTGTGCAGGCAGCCTGGGACGAGGGCATCCGGTACTTCGACACTGCCCCCCTCTACGGTGCCGGGCTGGCCGAGCTGCGACTGGGCGAGGTGATCTCCCAGCAGCCCCGAGATGCGTATGTGGTGTCCAGCAAGGTGGGCCGCGTCATCCTCGACGAGGAGGAGACTGGCGCCCGGAACCTGGGCGAGAAGGGAACCCTCTTCGAGCACGGCCGCAAGAACAAGATCGTGCACGAGTGGACGGCAGAGGCCACCGAGCGCTCTATCGAGGGCAGCCTGAAACGGCTCGGCGTCGACCGGCTCGACATCGTCTGGGTCCATGACATTGCGCAGGACTTCCACGGCGACGTGTGGCTGCAGAAGTTCGAGGAGGCACGTACCGGGGCGTTCCGGGTGCTGTCCCGGCTGCGGGACGAGGGTGTCATCAAAGCCTGGGGCCTCGGTGTCAACCGCACCGAGCCCATCGAGCTGACCCTCGCCCTGGAAGAGCCACAGCCCGACGGATTCCTGCTGGCGGGACGCTACAGCCTGCTCGACCACGCACACGCGCTGCAGCGCCTGCTGCCTATGGCTGCCGAGCAGGGGGTCGGCATGGTCGTCGGTGGCCCCTACAGCTCTGGGGTACTCGCCGGTGGCGCCCACTTCGAGTACGCGGACGCCTCTTCCGAGATCCTTGAGAAGGTGCGGCGTCTCAGGGGGATCGCCGACCGGCACGGGGTGAGCATCAAGGCCGCTGCCCTGCAGTTCTCGCTCGCCCACCCGGTCGCTGTCGCCGCCGTCCCCGGTGCTACGAAGCCAAGTCGCATCGCCGAGGACATCGCTGCTGCGCAGGAAAAGGTCCCTGCCGGTTTCTGGGTCGATCTGCGCCAGTCCGGCTTGGTCAGTCCTCAGGCGCCGCTGCCAGGAGGCGCCTGA
- a CDS encoding NAD(P)-dependent alcohol dehydrogenase: MANMQAARMYGYKEPLRIEEVPVPEPGPDEILLKVAATGMCRSDYQLLTGYFEGPFPVDLPYIPGHEVTGRVAGLGSEVPTTVGYSEGDMVVVNPSWGDGTCRQCREGNEQLCSGNGRWVGFGPPGGFAEYMAVECRHAIPVSEEAAKAPELLAPMTDAGMTPYRGMRKLRDAGKLGPGRTVAVTGIGGLGSYAVQYAKLLGGGATVVALARTDSKLDVAKENGADHGINVRDKSTEAIQDELERLTGRRTIHAILDCVGSESSISMGFDLLGPEGALAAVGLMSQRVEHRQFPFVGTELSYIGSFWGNHLDLVEVLSLAEAGLVKHNVTKVALEDINENLDALGRGDVIGRQVIVFG, translated from the coding sequence ATGGCGAACATGCAGGCAGCCCGGATGTACGGATACAAGGAACCCCTTCGGATCGAAGAGGTCCCGGTGCCCGAGCCCGGGCCGGACGAGATACTCCTCAAGGTCGCCGCGACCGGTATGTGCCGAAGCGACTACCAGCTTCTCACCGGCTACTTCGAGGGTCCGTTCCCGGTGGATCTGCCCTACATCCCCGGTCACGAGGTCACGGGCCGGGTGGCGGGACTGGGCAGCGAAGTGCCCACGACGGTGGGCTACTCGGAGGGCGACATGGTCGTGGTCAACCCCAGCTGGGGAGACGGCACATGCCGGCAGTGCCGCGAAGGCAACGAACAGCTGTGCAGCGGCAACGGCCGCTGGGTGGGCTTCGGCCCACCGGGCGGCTTCGCCGAGTACATGGCCGTGGAGTGCCGCCACGCGATCCCGGTCTCCGAGGAGGCCGCGAAAGCACCCGAACTCCTCGCCCCCATGACCGACGCGGGCATGACCCCGTACCGAGGGATGCGCAAGCTCCGGGACGCGGGCAAGCTCGGCCCCGGCCGGACCGTCGCGGTCACGGGCATCGGCGGGCTGGGCAGCTACGCGGTCCAGTACGCGAAGCTGCTCGGCGGCGGCGCGACCGTGGTGGCTCTCGCGCGTACGGACAGCAAGCTGGACGTGGCGAAGGAGAACGGCGCGGACCACGGGATCAACGTCAGGGACAAGTCCACGGAGGCCATCCAGGACGAACTGGAGAGGCTGACCGGCCGCAGGACGATCCACGCCATCCTGGACTGCGTCGGCAGCGAGTCGTCCATCTCCATGGGGTTCGACCTGCTGGGGCCCGAGGGCGCGCTGGCGGCCGTCGGCCTGATGAGCCAGCGCGTCGAGCACCGGCAGTTCCCCTTCGTGGGCACCGAGTTGTCCTACATCGGTTCCTTCTGGGGCAACCACCTGGACCTCGTCGAGGTGCTCTCGCTCGCCGAAGCCGGCCTCGTCAAACACAACGTGACCAAGGTCGCTCTGGAGGACATCAACGAGAACCTGGACGCCCTGGGCCGTGGCGATGTCATCGGACGCCAGGTCATCGTCTTCGGATGA
- a CDS encoding SRPBCC family protein has translation MASTSVSRLVPASPERVWKLIGGFGSLPDWLPFIPESTLLEGGRVRQLKNPDGDVIIERLVDFDETERRYSYAIVQAPFPVVDYISTLRVHSVTGREDTSEVQWSGRFVPKGVTDEEVVALFTGIYRDGLDALHKALG, from the coding sequence ATGGCATCCACATCAGTGAGCCGGCTCGTACCGGCTTCCCCCGAACGCGTATGGAAGCTGATCGGTGGCTTCGGTTCGCTGCCGGACTGGCTCCCCTTCATCCCGGAGAGCACTCTCCTGGAGGGAGGCCGCGTCCGGCAACTGAAGAACCCTGACGGCGATGTCATCATCGAACGTCTGGTGGACTTCGACGAGACCGAACGTCGCTACAGCTACGCCATCGTGCAAGCACCCTTCCCTGTGGTCGACTACATCTCCACCCTCCGGGTGCATTCGGTAACCGGCCGGGAGGACACATCCGAAGTGCAATGGTCGGGACGCTTCGTCCCCAAGGGCGTGACCGACGAAGAAGTCGTCGCCCTCTTCACCGGCATCTACCGCGACGGCCTCGACGCCCTGCACAAGGCACTCGGCTGA
- a CDS encoding NAD-dependent malic enzyme: MPVRPTVLQDRYRNRGTAFTLEERAKLGITGRLPAAVETLDEQASRAYSQLQQQPSNLQKYIYLNEVHDRNQVLYFKLLADHLDELLPVVYDPTVGEAIEKWSVDYRDSRAVYLSIDRPEDVKASFESLGLGADDVDLIVVSDAQEILGIGDWGVNGTDISIGKLAVYSAAAGIDPNRVIAVNLDVGTDNEQLLNNPSYLGNRHARVTGKRYDDFIALYLETASELFPSALLHFEDFGPSNARRILVENSDRYRIFNDDMQGTGAIVMASVFSALKVTRGRWSEQRLVVFGAGTAGTGMADQIHAAMLRDGATPDEAKKNIWLVDVHGLVTDDMRDLPDYQRVYARPKSEVSDWSDGEIDLLTTVEHVKPTILIGTSTAHNAFTEDVVRALAEGVERPILLPLSNPTSRIEVMPSDAVPWSEGRALMAVGIPVDPVRYNGVSYEIGQANNALLYPGLGLGTIVSGARHVTDNMLLAAAEAVAGQVDVSLPGASLLPPVANLRASSATVAVAVARAAAEDGVATKSHDDLIQAVQDAMWQPTYPTGDLEGGQ, translated from the coding sequence ATGCCTGTCAGGCCTACTGTGCTGCAGGATCGCTACCGTAACCGCGGCACGGCTTTCACGCTGGAGGAGCGGGCGAAACTCGGGATCACCGGGCGGCTGCCGGCAGCCGTCGAGACTCTCGACGAGCAGGCCTCCCGGGCTTACTCGCAGCTGCAGCAGCAGCCCTCCAACCTGCAGAAGTACATCTACCTCAACGAGGTCCACGACCGCAATCAGGTGCTGTACTTCAAGCTGCTCGCCGACCACCTCGATGAGTTGCTCCCTGTGGTCTACGACCCCACAGTCGGCGAGGCGATCGAGAAGTGGTCCGTCGACTACCGTGACTCGCGCGCGGTATACCTGTCGATCGACCGTCCCGAGGACGTGAAGGCCTCGTTCGAGTCGCTGGGTCTTGGCGCAGATGACGTCGATCTGATCGTCGTATCCGATGCCCAGGAGATTCTGGGCATCGGGGACTGGGGCGTCAACGGGACCGACATCTCCATCGGGAAACTCGCCGTCTACTCCGCCGCCGCCGGCATCGATCCCAACCGTGTCATAGCTGTGAACCTTGACGTGGGGACAGACAACGAGCAGCTCCTCAACAATCCGTCGTACCTGGGTAACCGGCACGCACGGGTCACCGGAAAGCGGTACGACGACTTCATCGCTCTCTACCTCGAGACCGCGTCCGAACTGTTCCCGAGTGCGCTTCTGCACTTCGAGGACTTCGGACCGTCGAACGCCCGGCGGATCCTGGTGGAGAACTCCGACAGATATCGGATCTTCAACGACGACATGCAAGGCACCGGTGCCATCGTCATGGCCTCAGTGTTTTCGGCTCTGAAGGTGACCCGGGGACGCTGGTCCGAGCAACGGCTCGTCGTCTTCGGCGCGGGAACCGCCGGCACCGGCATGGCCGACCAGATCCACGCGGCGATGCTGCGTGACGGTGCGACCCCCGACGAGGCGAAGAAGAACATCTGGCTCGTCGACGTCCACGGCCTGGTCACCGATGACATGCGAGACCTGCCCGACTACCAGCGGGTCTATGCACGGCCGAAGTCGGAGGTGAGCGACTGGTCTGACGGTGAGATCGATCTGCTCACCACCGTCGAACACGTCAAGCCCACCATCCTCATCGGCACCTCCACCGCACACAACGCGTTCACCGAGGACGTCGTGCGCGCGCTGGCCGAGGGCGTCGAGCGTCCGATCCTCCTGCCGCTGTCGAACCCGACGAGCCGTATCGAAGTCATGCCGTCGGATGCAGTGCCGTGGTCCGAGGGCAGAGCACTGATGGCGGTCGGTATTCCGGTCGACCCGGTCCGGTACAACGGGGTCTCCTACGAGATCGGGCAGGCCAACAACGCCCTCCTCTACCCGGGGCTCGGCCTCGGAACGATCGTCTCGGGTGCCCGGCATGTAACGGACAACATGCTGCTTGCCGCCGCCGAGGCGGTGGCAGGCCAGGTCGACGTGTCGCTGCCAGGAGCATCACTCCTGCCACCGGTCGCGAACCTGAGGGCGTCGTCCGCGACGGTCGCGGTCGCCGTCGCCCGTGCCGCGGCAGAGGACGGTGTCGCAACCAAGTCCCACGACGACCTCATTCAGGCTGTCCAAGACGCGATGTGGCAGCCGACCTACCCCACGGGCGACCTGGAGGGCGGGCAATGA
- the fumC gene encoding class II fumarate hydratase: MSDNQLPPKMQNTAIGIQASGTRQEFDSMGTVEVPADRYWGAQTQRSLLHFSIGDDRMPKEVYHAYGYVKKAAALVNAAAGRLPEWKKQAIVRAAEETIAGELDDHFPLFVWQTGSGTQSNMNVNEVISNRASQLLGGRLGTQQPIAPNDDVNMGQSSNDSFPTAMHIASVQQIDEHLLPQARELAASIEAKATEWAEVVKIGRTHLEDAVPLTVGQEWSGYAAQLHACIQEIEHSRRCLLELALGGTAVGTGLNAPKGFSRDVASKIAELTGKPFATAENKFMAQGSLDPMVRAHGALRGLAVALMKIANDMRWLASGPRTGFAELLLPQNEPGSSIMPGKVNPTQCEAIVMIAIQVLGNDSAVAFAGSQGNFELNAMRPVIINNFIHSARILADGMEKFRKFSVSGTELNRERISQYVDESLMLVTALSPVIGYQNAAHIAESALANGQTLKEAALASGHVDEKTFDSVVDPLSMVGHGFSGA, from the coding sequence ATGAGCGACAACCAGTTGCCCCCCAAGATGCAGAACACGGCGATCGGAATCCAAGCCAGTGGAACCCGGCAGGAATTCGACAGCATGGGCACCGTCGAGGTGCCGGCAGACCGGTATTGGGGTGCGCAGACGCAGCGCTCGCTCCTCCACTTCTCCATCGGCGACGACCGGATGCCGAAGGAGGTCTACCACGCCTACGGCTACGTGAAGAAGGCGGCAGCGTTGGTGAACGCTGCGGCCGGGCGGCTGCCCGAGTGGAAGAAGCAGGCCATCGTACGGGCAGCTGAGGAGACGATCGCGGGGGAGCTCGACGACCACTTTCCGCTCTTCGTCTGGCAGACGGGGTCGGGCACCCAGAGCAACATGAACGTCAACGAGGTCATATCCAACCGTGCGTCACAGCTGCTCGGCGGCAGGCTCGGGACGCAGCAGCCGATCGCCCCGAACGACGACGTCAACATGGGGCAGTCCAGCAACGACAGCTTCCCGACCGCGATGCACATCGCCTCCGTGCAACAGATCGACGAGCATCTCTTGCCTCAGGCCCGGGAACTCGCCGCATCCATCGAGGCAAAGGCCACGGAATGGGCCGAGGTCGTCAAGATCGGCCGCACGCACCTCGAGGACGCCGTACCGCTCACCGTCGGACAGGAGTGGTCCGGCTATGCAGCGCAACTGCACGCCTGCATCCAGGAAATCGAGCACAGCCGCCGCTGCCTGCTCGAACTCGCCCTGGGTGGCACCGCCGTCGGCACGGGGCTGAACGCGCCAAAGGGCTTCAGCCGGGACGTCGCGAGCAAGATCGCCGAATTGACCGGCAAGCCCTTCGCCACGGCCGAGAACAAGTTCATGGCACAGGGGTCCCTGGACCCCATGGTGCGGGCGCACGGGGCGCTGCGCGGACTGGCCGTGGCCTTGATGAAGATCGCCAACGACATGCGGTGGCTGGCCTCGGGCCCGCGCACCGGATTCGCCGAGCTGCTGCTTCCACAGAATGAACCCGGCTCCTCGATCATGCCCGGCAAAGTCAATCCGACCCAGTGCGAAGCCATCGTCATGATCGCAATTCAGGTGCTCGGCAACGACTCAGCAGTTGCCTTCGCCGGCAGTCAGGGCAACTTCGAACTGAACGCTATGCGCCCGGTCATTATTAACAACTTCATTCACTCCGCGCGTATCCTCGCCGACGGGATGGAGAAGTTCCGGAAATTCTCCGTCAGCGGCACGGAGCTCAACCGGGAAAGGATTTCCCAGTACGTTGACGAGAGCCTGATGCTGGTCACGGCGCTGAGCCCCGTCATCGGGTATCAGAACGCTGCACACATCGCGGAATCCGCGCTGGCCAATGGTCAGACGCTCAAAGAGGCGGCCCTGGCCAGCGGTCACGTCGACGAGAAGACATTCGACTCCGTTGTCGATCCGCTCTCCATGGTCGGCCACGGCTTTTCCGGAGCCTGA
- a CDS encoding SDR family oxidoreductase, whose product MARAALKKVLITGAGTGFGFEAAMRLAEKGFDVIAGVEIYAQVQTLKWQAAERGVRLRVEKLDVTNDGDRRKALDWGVEILVNNAGVGEGGSTVDIPESNIRHQFEVNVTGPLVLTQGIAKQMINRGAGRIVWVSSREGLNVNPFTGIYSASKHAIEAIAETMAYELQEYNIEVATVNPGPFLTGFNDRMFQTWESWEDDPSQRLFDYSKLAFPRPQFDPEAVFATLTAVAAGEVDSYRNLEPKSMLEETKRLQAVPWERKVTDGLGTRHPAIQHSYEMQPETPVG is encoded by the coding sequence ATGGCGCGTGCAGCACTGAAGAAGGTCCTTATCACAGGAGCGGGCACTGGCTTCGGGTTCGAAGCCGCCATGCGCCTCGCCGAGAAGGGCTTTGACGTGATCGCCGGGGTGGAGATCTACGCCCAGGTGCAGACGCTGAAATGGCAGGCGGCTGAGCGCGGGGTCAGGCTTCGGGTCGAGAAGCTCGACGTGACCAACGACGGAGACCGCCGCAAGGCCCTCGACTGGGGTGTGGAGATTCTGGTGAACAATGCCGGCGTCGGTGAGGGAGGCTCCACGGTCGACATTCCCGAGTCGAACATTCGGCACCAGTTCGAGGTCAACGTCACGGGGCCGCTCGTCCTCACCCAGGGAATCGCCAAGCAGATGATCAACCGCGGGGCCGGCCGCATCGTCTGGGTGTCCTCACGGGAAGGCTTGAACGTCAACCCGTTCACCGGCATCTACTCTGCCTCGAAGCACGCGATTGAGGCGATCGCCGAGACCATGGCCTACGAGCTGCAGGAATACAACATCGAAGTCGCCACGGTCAACCCGGGGCCCTTCCTGACAGGCTTCAACGACCGCATGTTCCAGACCTGGGAAAGCTGGGAGGACGACCCGTCGCAGAGGCTCTTCGACTATTCCAAGCTCGCCTTCCCCCGCCCGCAATTCGACCCTGAAGCGGTCTTCGCCACGCTGACGGCTGTCGCCGCCGGAGAAGTCGACAGCTACCGCAACCTGGAGCCCAAGTCGATGCTTGAGGAGACCAAGCGCCTCCAGGCGGTTCCGTGGGAGCGCAAGGTCACGGACGGCCTCGGGACCCGCCACCCGGCCATCCAGCACTCCTACGAGATGCAGCCCGAGACTCCCGTCGGGTGA
- a CDS encoding NAD(P)-dependent oxidoreductase gives MNRTAPSDQERDQGGPVVAVLGTGTMGDAMARNIAAAGLGLRAWNRNRAAVEPLAAVGAAVCDTQAEACRGADVVVTALANEKVVADVMDQAHEGLGGHTVWVQTCTVSPDGSRRLAEQATRLNVAYVEAPLLGTKEPAVAGTLTILAASPQQEARQEVRPVLEAVGTRTVWLDEVGRPSSLKLAYNAWVLATVEGIAESLTLADALGVDPRLVIDVLDGSGLNSSYVQSKGPKMIDDDLDTPSFPLEAAAKDAGLITDTARAAGLHLGIAEVVRERLRRAADDGLGRADVAATYRVSRLATS, from the coding sequence ATGAACCGGACGGCGCCGTCTGATCAGGAAAGGGATCAGGGAGGGCCCGTGGTCGCGGTGCTCGGCACCGGCACCATGGGGGATGCCATGGCGCGGAACATCGCGGCGGCGGGACTGGGCCTGCGCGCGTGGAACCGCAACCGCGCCGCCGTCGAACCACTGGCCGCCGTCGGAGCCGCCGTGTGCGACACGCAGGCCGAGGCCTGCCGCGGCGCCGACGTCGTAGTGACCGCGCTCGCGAACGAGAAAGTGGTCGCCGACGTGATGGACCAGGCCCACGAGGGCCTGGGCGGCCACACGGTGTGGGTGCAGACGTGCACGGTCTCCCCGGACGGGTCTCGCCGTCTCGCGGAACAGGCGACCCGCCTGAACGTCGCGTACGTCGAAGCCCCCCTCCTCGGCACCAAGGAACCGGCCGTGGCCGGCACTCTGACCATCCTGGCTGCCTCCCCCCAGCAGGAGGCACGGCAGGAGGTGCGACCGGTCCTGGAGGCGGTCGGCACACGCACCGTGTGGCTCGACGAGGTCGGCCGACCCAGCAGCCTCAAACTTGCCTACAACGCCTGGGTACTTGCTACGGTCGAGGGCATCGCGGAGTCCCTCACCCTCGCCGACGCCCTGGGGGTGGATCCACGCTTGGTCATCGACGTCCTCGACGGCAGCGGCCTCAACAGCTCGTACGTGCAGAGCAAGGGCCCGAAGATGATCGACGACGACCTCGACACACCCTCCTTCCCCCTCGAAGCGGCGGCCAAGGACGCCGGCCTGATCACCGACACCGCCCGCGCCGCCGGCCTGCACCTGGGCATCGCCGAAGTCGTACGCGAACGCCTCCGCCGCGCGGCCGACGACGGACTCGGCCGCGCGGACGTCGCCGCGACCTACCGCGTGTCCCGCCTGGCCACATCCTGA